In the Anastrepha obliqua isolate idAnaObli1 chromosome 1, idAnaObli1_1.0, whole genome shotgun sequence genome, one interval contains:
- the LOC129238489 gene encoding putative nuclease HARBI1: MMQDEPGKKFVKQFRLNKIAFQYVLNILKEEIPPAIKTWSISPELKLEACLRFYAEGGYQNGTGQDFNIGMVQSTVSIVLSEVLNILEATLCPRWISLAMTETEELESKRYFFGKTRIPGIVMCVDGTHIKILKPAGDNSHLYYNRKGYYSINAMIICDHKQRMRYVNSRYAGASHDSFIWENSEASRHFQTMFLEELLSARQLHYSPEKVAQIVNAAAALHNIRIHYNKYFRRIFRRGF; encoded by the exons ATGATGCAAGACGAACCCGGAAAAAA ATTTGTTAAGCAATTCCGCCTTAATAAGATAGCTTTCCAATATGTTCTCAACATATTAAAGGAGGAAATCCCTCCTGCTATTAAAACATGGTCGATATCGCCAGAGCTCAAACTAGAAGCCTGTCTAAGATTTTATGCTGAAGGGGGTTATCAAAATGGTACTGGGCAAGATTTTAATATTGGCATGGTGCAGTCCACAGTGTCCATAGTACTGtcagaagttttaaatattttagaggCAACACTATGTCCCAGATGGATAAGCTTGGCAATGACCGAGACTGAAGAGCTTGAAtccaaaagatatttttttggaaaaacaagaaTTCCCGGCATAGTTATGTGCGTAGATGGCACccacataaaaattttgaaacctgCTGGAGACAATTCGCACCTTTATTATAATAGGAAAGGATATTACAGTATTAATGCAATGATA ATATGTGACCATAAGCAGCGAATGAGGTATGTGAACAGTAGGTACGCAGGTGCAAGTCACGATTCTTTTATTTGGGAAAATAGTGAGGCTTCAAGACATTTCCAAACCAT GTTTCTGGAAGAATTGCTCTCAGCTCGCCAACTTCATTATTCTCCGGAAAAAGTGGCTCAAATTGTTAATGCTGCGGCGGCACTTCACAACATTCGGAtccattataataaatatttcagacgAATATTTAGAAGGGGTTTTTGA